ACAGGCCAGATAGAAGGCCGGGTTGCCCAGATTGCGGGCCAGATTGGTGCAGGCGAACCAGGTGGCATCAGGAGCGACACCCACGCTGTTTCCCAATACCGAGCCCAGTGTATGCGTCCCGTGACCACCGTGGTCCACCGGCGTTTCCGTGCCATACCAGGGATCGAGCCAGTTGTAATCGTGCTGCCCCTGCCCCCCTCGATAGCCGTCGGCCAGTTCGGGATGATCGAATTGCGCACCCGAGTCCGATTGCCCGACGACGATTCCCTGGCCGGTAATCCCCAGATCGTTCCAGACCCGATCAGCGCCGATGCTGGTCAAGTTCCAATCAGGTTCACCTGGTTGCGTCGGGAAACCGGTGGCGATAGCCAGCGGCGACTGGTTTGGCCGGAGTCTTGGACTGGGTAGCACACGGTCCACCTCTGGGCGGCGCGCCAGCCACAGGCGCCGCAGCAATCCACCATCCACCTCGATGGCGTTCACCAGATAATAGGATGTGTAGTCGATTCCCCGATCATCTAAACGCTGTCGCAGTTCGGCCTGTGTCCCGGAAGCATGCTGGACCAGGGTGTCGAAAACGGTTTGCCGGCGCAGGGAGAAATCTGCCATATCCGCAGTCGCCGACAGGTCGGCCTGGTCCTTCAGCACCACGAAGAGGCGATCGCCGTGGAACCCGCTCTGTCCACCGGTCAGATATAACACACCAGCGGCCAAAGCCAGCCCGATGGCAGGGACGGCCCAGGCACCCCGTGGACGGAAACGGGCCAACCGGGATGACAGGAGGATCATGACCAGACCGACCAGCCAGGCAATCACCATGGCAATAAATGCAGCGCCCAGGGTCTTCATGGCGATTGGATCCATCGCCTCCAACACCAAGCCATCGGTATCGACAAATACCAGCGGCGCTGCGGCGGCCAGTCCGAGTAACGATGCCAGCGCTGGCCGGCGGGATGACTCGGGCGGCGGACCCAGCCTGGTGACACCCATGGCGGCCCAGCCCAGGGCTGGAAGAGCGACCATGAGCGCAAGCTGAAGGCCATTGAGACTCAAGGCGCTGGCCATGATGAGCACCAGTGCACCGGTCACGAATCCCCCTGTGACAAGGTCGTGGGTAGCGCCCCCTGGATCGGTCACCAGAGCTGCCAGCCATGTGCGACTCATGATCTGGCTGGCAAGCAGGCCGAATACCAGTCCGAGAAGAAGATTGAGAAACACGTCCAATGCCGATCCCATGGCACCCCAGGCGATCCAGATAAGTGCAAAAAGAAGGGCAATGGCGACAGAAACCATCGAGCCGGTCCAGGTTGCTCTGGGCAAATGTTGAGAGCGGGCCATCCATACAAACACCAGTAGACAGGCCAACGACACGCCAATCTGCAGCAGGATGATTTCCTGGCTGGCTGTCGACGGCAATAAGCGTGTCGGGGCCATCAGCAGGAGAAAGCCGGCCGCGGCAAGCCAGGCCTGGAAGATACCTCGATGCCGTCCGTCCGTCCAGATCAGCGCCAGCGGCAGGAGCACGATGCCGATTGCAATTGCCTGGATGGCGGTCATGGCCGCAGGGTCGGGGATCGATACTGCCATCGATTCGAACAGGGCGGCCAGCCAGCTGGCACCCTGTGCACCGAAGGAGACGAGGGAAATCCAGGCGAGAACCAGCAGAATAAGGGAGCGTCGTGCCCACACATTGCAGCCGGTGGATTCTGTTTCAGGGTTACCGTGGTTATCTGTTTCCATAGACCTTAGACCTTCGCATCGCCGGGAGTCAACCGGTCGGCATATTGTAAAGCCAGGGACAGAATCGGACAAACATGGCTTCTGGCATCATCCATTCGAGGGATGCCGCAATTGGCATCATCATCCATTCGAGCGACGATACAATCCCCCGTATTGGTACCTGAAAGTATAGCCTTATTGGCGATGACACCCGGAAAGAAATTTGATAGAATGAAGCGAAACTCAGGAAGGCTGGCTGTGCCGTCCTGCCAGAAAGGCCAAAGCCGTGATCGCAGGGTCAAGTTCCCATACAAAAAAGATGACAGTTCTCGTCGTTTCTGCGCATCCGCTCTTCGGAGAGGGGTTAGTTCGACTGCTGGGCGATCAAGTTGAGGTGATCGGCACGGTGCCCACCTGGAAAGATGCCCAGAGCGTGGTGCCGGACAGACGCCCCCATGCCATCATCGTTGACCATGAGGATGCCGATTTGACCGAAAGCGATCTGGCTCCGTTGTTGTGGCCTGAGGGGGAGGATCTGCGAGTTATTTTCGTTTCCCTGGCCGGCGACACCATGACCGTTCACCAACGACGGCAGGTAACCGGCGCCGGTGAAGCTGATCTCATACGTGCCCTCAAGGGCGACCGCTGGTAATCTCACCCGAAAAAAGGGAGAAGGAACCGAATGGATCGATCTCAGAATCGCAAACATCTCATAATTGTATCGGTACTGATAGCCATCGCGACCGTGACCGTCATCATCCTGTTCGAAAACATCCAGATGTTCCAGCCGGCGGCCAGTGCCCAGGCGGCATCTGTCGACAGCTTGTTCCGTGTGCAAATGTGGGTGATCGGCTTTCTTTTCGCTCTGATCATCGTGTTTATGCTGTACAGCATTGTCGTTTTTCGCCGGCGGGATGGCGATGATGGTGATGGCGCCTACATCCATGGCAACACCAAGCTGGAAATTGTCTGGACAGTCATTCCGTTGATCACAGTCCTGGTTTTCGCCTTTTTTTCGGCCCGCGCGCTGGCAAAGGTCACCGGCGAAGCGCCGAACGAACTTGAGGTCGATGTGATCGCCCAGCAGTTTTCCTGGCGCTTCAACTATCCCGAGTTGGGTATTGAGAATTCTCCCGTATTGATGCTGCCAAAGGATCGACCGGTAGTGCTGCACCTCACTTCGATCGACGTGATCCACGATTTCTGGGTGCCAGAGTTCCGGGTCAAACAGGACGCCGTGCCTGGCCTGATCTCCGATCTTCGCATCCGGCCGACCAAAGTTGGTACGTTCAAGGTGCGTTGTGATGAGCTGTGTGGCATTCTACACCACGCGATGTTGGCCGATATCCAGGTAACAGAGCCATCCGACTTTGACAGCTGGACTTCAGAGCAGATAGCGGAGATCGAGGCGGCGAATGCAATGGCGGCGACAGGAGGCGAGGCTGTAGTTCGGGGCAAGGACATAGCCGAAAACGCCCTTCCCAACTGCGTGGGGTGCCACAACGTCACCGGGGAATCGACCGGCATTGGGCCCTCCTGGAAGGGTCTCTTCGGAATGGAACGGCAGTTCGCCGACGGCACATCGATGATGGCCGACGAGAACTATCTGCGCAAATCGATTCTCGAGCCCGGTCTCCAGGTGGTAGACACATGCCCTCTGGGACCCTGCATCCCAGGTGTGATGCCGCAAACCTATGGCGAATCGTTGAGCGAACAGGACATAAACGATTTGATCGAATACATCAAGAGCCTGGCTGAGTAACAAACGCCGGGTGGTCAACCTCCATTGACCACAGCGCGCTTTCCTGAATTGTCCGAGGAGGATACTGAATGAGAGTATTACCATCCCTGGGAATCATCCGTGGCCTTGTAGGCTTCGTCATTGGATGGGCCGTAGGCTATGG
The Chloroflexota bacterium genome window above contains:
- the coxB gene encoding cytochrome c oxidase subunit II; its protein translation is MDRSQNRKHLIIVSVLIAIATVTVIILFENIQMFQPAASAQAASVDSLFRVQMWVIGFLFALIIVFMLYSIVVFRRRDGDDGDGAYIHGNTKLEIVWTVIPLITVLVFAFFSARALAKVTGEAPNELEVDVIAQQFSWRFNYPELGIENSPVLMLPKDRPVVLHLTSIDVIHDFWVPEFRVKQDAVPGLISDLRIRPTKVGTFKVRCDELCGILHHAMLADIQVTEPSDFDSWTSEQIAEIEAANAMAATGGEAVVRGKDIAENALPNCVGCHNVTGESTGIGPSWKGLFGMERQFADGTSMMADENYLRKSILEPGLQVVDTCPLGPCIPGVMPQTYGESLSEQDINDLIEYIKSLAE
- a CDS encoding S8 family serine peptidase, whose amino-acid sequence is METDNHGNPETESTGCNVWARRSLILLVLAWISLVSFGAQGASWLAALFESMAVSIPDPAAMTAIQAIAIGIVLLPLALIWTDGRHRGIFQAWLAAAGFLLLMAPTRLLPSTASQEIILLQIGVSLACLLVFVWMARSQHLPRATWTGSMVSVAIALLFALIWIAWGAMGSALDVFLNLLLGLVFGLLASQIMSRTWLAALVTDPGGATHDLVTGGFVTGALVLIMASALSLNGLQLALMVALPALGWAAMGVTRLGPPPESSRRPALASLLGLAAAAPLVFVDTDGLVLEAMDPIAMKTLGAAFIAMVIAWLVGLVMILLSSRLARFRPRGAWAVPAIGLALAAGVLYLTGGQSGFHGDRLFVVLKDQADLSATADMADFSLRRQTVFDTLVQHASGTQAELRQRLDDRGIDYTSYYLVNAIEVDGGLLRRLWLARRPEVDRVLPSPRLRPNQSPLAIATGFPTQPGEPDWNLTSIGADRVWNDLGITGQGIVVGQSDSGAQFDHPELADGYRGGQGQHDYNWLDPWYGTETPVDHGGHGTHTLGSVLGNSVGVAPDATWFACTNLARNLGNPAFYLACMQFMLAPYPLGGDPFVDGDPARSAHVLNNSWGCPEDYEGCDPTSLQPALEALRAAGIFVVAAAGNSGPECSSLTDPIAIYDAAFSVGAIDREGHLATFSSRGPVTVDESGRVKPDIVAPGVDVLSAYPGDTYRISSGTSMAGPHVAGVVALMWSANPDLMGDIDATEAILIESSKPFSGVEGATLPNDDRPPVAEQLEESLSGGSGRVSAVTPAYCTPAGALIGVPNNLAGYGVVDAYQAVQMALELR